One Halobacterium wangiae genomic window, GCGTGCGTTCCGCGACGCCGGCTTCGAGGTCATCTACTCGGGACTCCACAAGGCCCCCGCGGAGATCGTACAGGCGGCGGTCCAGGAGGACGTCGACGTACTGGGCATCTCTATTCTCTCGGGCGCCCACAACACACTCGTCCCGAAAATCGTCGAGGGGCTCGAAGAGTACGACGCCTTCGAGGACACGCTCATCATCGTCGGCGGCATCATCCCGGACGAGGACCGGCCGGGGCTGCGAGAAGATGGCGTCGACGCTATCTTCGGCCCGGGCACGCCGATGGAGGAGACAGTCGAGTTCATCCGGGAGAACGTCAAGCCGCGTGACTGAGATGGCGACCACCGACGAGCCCGAGATCGTCACGGAGCTACTCGCGGGGAAACACCACGCGCTCGCCCGCACCATCACGAAGATCGAGAACCGGTCGCCGGGCTACCGCGACGTCGTCTCCGCGCTCTACCCCCACACCGGCGGCGCCGACGTCGTCGGCATCACCGGTAGTCCAGGCTCCGGGAAGTCGACGCTCGTGGACAAGATGGCGAAGACGTACCGCGACCGCGGGCTGAGCGTCGGCGTCATCGCCGTCGACCCGTCGTCGCCGTTCACGGGCGGCGCGGTGCTGGGCGACCGCATCCGGATGGCGTCGACGGCGACGGACATGGAGGTCTTCTTCCGGTCGATGTCCGCGCGCGGCAGTCTGGGCGGGCTCTCGACGGCCACCGCGGACGCCGTGAAGGCCCTCGACGCGTTCGGCAAGGACAAGATCATCATCGAGACGGTCGGCGCCGGGCAGAACGAGGTCGACGTGGTGAAGACGGCGGACACCGTCGCCGTGCTCGTCCCACCGTCCTCCGGCGACGACGTCCAGATGCTGAAGGCCGGTATCCTCGAGATCGGCGACGTCTTCGTCGTCAACAAGGCCGACCTCCAGGGCGCGAACAAGACGGTCACGGAGCTGAAGAACATGCTCGACCTCCGGGAGAGCGAGCCCGACGACTGGGAACCCGAGGTGGTCGAGACCGTCGCCAAGAGCGGCGAGGGCGTCGAGGACTTTCTCGCCGTCCTGGAGAACCACACCTCGTGGCTCGACGACTCGGGCCGCCGCGAAGAGAAACGCCACACGCGCTACGCCGAGGAACTCCGGAACCTCCTCCGCGAGGACGCCAGCGAACTCCTCGCCGACGAACTCGACGCCCGCGGCGGCATCGAGGAACTGGTCGCGCGCATCGACGACGGCGACACCACGCCGTACGAACTCGCCGACGACATCGTCGACCCCCTCGCCGAGTGCCTCGACGAGCAGCGGGACTGACCCCGGCCGCCGACTGCTCGCGTCCCGACGACGAACTGTTCTGTCACAACGGCTAAGCGACTGGCCACCCACGTTCCGACTATGCGACTCCGCAGACTCCTCGCCGGCGCCGTCGGTGGCCTCGCACTCACGGAAGCCGCGAACCGAGCCCTCCGCACTCGCGCGGGTCCACTGGAGTCCCCCCTCGACGGCGACCAGGGGACCTACCGCTGGCGCGGGTTCGACGTGGCGTACACGGAGGCGGGCGACCCGGAAGACCCGGACCTGGTCTGCCTCCACGGGGTCCACGCCGCCGCCTCCCCGAAGGAGTTCGACGGCATCTTCGGCGCGCTCGCCGAGGACTTCCACGTGCTCGCGCCGGAGCTCCCCGGATTCGGGCGCAGCGACCGGCCGCCGGTCGCGTACACCAGTTCGCTGTACGAGTCGTTCGTCGCGGACTTCCTCTCGGATGCCGCCGACGACCCGGTCATACTCGGGAGTTCGCTGACGGGCGCGTGGGCGACGATGGCGGCGAACGACGCCGACGCGCGCGGCCTGCTACTGGTCTGCCCGACCGCCGAAACCGGGCCGCGGCGGCCGTGGGTCCGCAGCCTCGTCCGTTCGCCCGTCGTGGGTCAGGGACTGTTCAACGGGCTCACGAGCAAGCCGTCGCTGCGCTACTACGACGAGCGCGAAGCGTTCTACCGGCCGGAGCACATCACGAGCGACGTCGTCGACTACCAGTGGCAGACGGCTCACCAGGCGGGCGCGCGGTTCGCACCCGCGTCGTTCGTCGGGGGCTTCCTCGACCCCGCCGTGGACCTCGCCGACGAACTCGCCGCGGTGGACTGCCCGGTGACGCTGTTCTGGGGCCGGGAGGCCACCGTGACGCCGCTCGCCGAGGGCCGGGAACTCGCCGACGAGGCGGACACGCGGCTGGTCGTCCTCGACGACACGAAACTCCTCCCACACGAGGAAGAACCGGGGACGTTCGTCGACGTGATCCGGAGCGAACTACCGCAACTCGAAGGTCAGTAGCCGCTCGCCGGTGGTCTCCGACTTGCCCACGCGGGGTGCGACAGTCAGCCCGGTCTCGACCGCGTCGAGGTCGGACTGTAGCTGTCCGGTGAGCCTGACCGCGCCGAAGTCGGCGACGGCGACGGCGTACGGTACGTCGTCGGCGAACGCCGGCGCGGCGACGTGGACCACCGTGTAGGAGTCGATCGTTCCGGTCTCCGGGAGCGCCGTCTCGACGAGTTCCCGGCTCCCGCAGTGCGGGCAGACCCGCCGCGGCGGGAGGGTCCCGTGGCCGTTCTCGCACTCCAGGTAGTAGCCCTCGCCCTCGGCGAGCGCGTCTACGAAGTCGTCGTAGCCGGCGTCGCGGACACCCGGGGCAGTCATCGCTCCACCTCCAGCACGTGGACGACTGCACTCGCCACGGTGCCACCCGCGTTGTGCGCCACGGCGACGTCCGCGGCCGCCACGTACTCGCTGTTGTGGTGGTCGCCCCGGAGCAGTCGGGTCAACTCGGCGACCTGGCTCGTCCCGGTCGCACCGACCGGGTGGCCCTTCGCCTTCAGGCCACCCGAGAGGTTCACCGGCAGGTCGCCATCTCGGGTCGTGACGCCCCGTCGGGCGGCAGCGACGCCCTCGCCCGTCTCGAAGAAGCCGAGCGACTCGACGGCGAGCACTTCCGCGATGGTGAAGCAGTCGTGGACCTCCGCGAAGTCAACGTCGGCGGCGGTCACGCCGGCCTCGGCGTACGCCTCCGCCGCGGCGTCCGTGGCCGCCGGCGACGTAGCCATGTCGTCGCGGTCCTGCAGCGCCATGTTGTCGCCTCCCTGGCCAGTGCCAGTGACGGCGACGGGCGCCTCGACGTCGTGGTCGTTGGCGTAGTCCTCGCTGACGAGCACGACCGCGCTCGCGCCGTCGGTGACGGGACAGGCGTCGTAGAGGTTCAGCGGTTCGGCGACCGGCGGCGACTCCAGGACGTCCTCGACGGTGATCTCCTTCTGGTACTGCGCGTGCTCGTTGCCGACGGCGTTCTCGTGGTTCTTCACCGCGACGTGTGCGAGGTCCTCGTGGCTGCCGCCGAACTCCTCGAAGTACGCGTTGGCCATCATCGCGTACGCGCCGGGGAACGTCACGCCTGCCCGCACCTCGTACAGTTCGTCGGCGGCGATGGCCAGCGCCTCCGTCGACTCAGCCGTCTCGAGGTTGTTCATCCGCTCGGCGCCGCCGACGACGAGGACGTCCGCCTCGCCGTTGCGCACGTCCTTGACGGCCTGCCGGAGCGCCACGCCGCTGGACGCACACGCGCTCTCGTAGCGCGTCGCGGGGGCGTCGACGCCGAGCGCCTCGGCAGCGAGCGGGCCCTGGTGGCCCTGGTGTTCGGCGAGCGCGCCCATGAAGTTCCCGTAGTAGACGCCTTCCACGTCGTCGCGGTCGACGCCCGCGTCGTCGAGTGCCGCGAGTCCGGCCTCCGCGAACAGGTCGCGGCTCGTCCGCTCGGGGTGGCGACCGAAGTGGGTCAGCCCGACCCCGGCGACTCGCACGTTAGTCATACCTACTGCTTGGCAGACGAGGTTCAAAAGGCGTGCGGAAGCGGGGTCGTTCGACCGACCGGTGACCGCTACATCCCCATGTCGGCGGCGGCCTCGGGCACCGGCAGGTCTGTGGGGTCGACGCCGAGCAGTTCCGCGGCGTGGTCCAGCGCCATGTCGAAGCCGTAGTACCGTTCTAGTTCGTCGCCGTCCGCCGACGGCCGCACCTTCAACATCGCGTACCCCTCGCGGTTCTGCGCGACGGCGGCCGTCCCGCCGTCGCCCGAGAACGCGAGCACGCGCTCTGTCTCGGTCTCGTAGTAGCGAGCGGTGACGCCGCCGGCCTCGACGGTCTCCTCGGTCATCGTCGGGAGTTCGTCCGGGCGCGGCAAAAACGGGCCGGGTTCGCCGCGCACCAGGTTCGCCCGGACTTATGTCCGGGGGCGTCCAACTCGGTGCCGACGAGCCATGGCGATTCCACACTGGACGTGGCCCGACGACGCCCCCGCCTCCGGAACCGACCTTGCGGCCGCGAGCGACGCCTTCGACACGCTCTCGGACCGGACCCGTGCGGCGATTCTCGGAACGCTGTTCGACGCCGACGGCCCGGTGGCGTACACCGACCTCCTGACGGCGACCGGCGTCGAGGACAACGGCCGTCTGAACTACCACCTCCGCCGACTCGACGGACTCGTCGACCGTGGCGACGACGGCTACGTGCTCACCGACCGTGGCCGGGCGATGGTCCGGGACGTGCTGGCGGCCGACGCGCTGGCCGGCGACTGAGGAGAACGCGCGTTCTCCGAACCGTTATTCCCGTGCAGTTCCTCCCCCCGATAGATGCGACTGATCGCGAGGGGGGACAGCGGTGGCTGACGCGGAACCGGCCACTGCGACCGACGAACCGGACGGCGAGCCGTCGCTATCGTTCGGGTGGGCTGGGATCCGCGAGGGGTTCGTCACCGGGTTCCCGGTCGCCGTCGGCGTCGGCGGCTACGGAATCGTCTTCGGCGTGGTGGCCCGCCAGTCGGGCCTCAGCGTCGCGGAGGCCGCGCTGATGAGCGCGACTGTGCTCGCGGGGGCGGCGCAGCTCGTCGCCGTCGGCCTGTGGGCCGACCCGATTCCCGTCGTCGCCGTCGTCACTACGACGGCCGTCGTGAACCTCCGGTACGTGCTGATGGGCGCCGCGCTCCGCCCGTGGTTCCGCCAGTTGTCGCCGCTGGAGACCTACACGAGCCTGTTCTTCTTCGCGGACGAGAACTGGGCGCTGACCATCGGGGAGTTGCGCGCCGGGAGCACGCGGGGTGCGTTCCTCCTCGGCAGTGGCCTGGTCCTCTGGCTGCTGTGGGTCGTGACGACCGTCGTCGGCGCGACCGCGGGCGACCTGGTCGGCGACCCCGCGCGCTTCGGCCTGGACTTCGTCGTGACTGCGCTGTTCCTGACGCTCGCTGCGGGCTTCTGGGACGGCGCCGAGTCGCTGCGTCCGTGGCTCGCGGCGGCCGGCGTTGCGCTCGCCGTGAACGCCGTGATTCCGGGCGAGTGGTACATCCTCGCCGGTGCGCTCTCCGGTGCCACCGTGGAGGTGGTGACCCACGATGGCTGACCCGCTCTCCCTCGACCTGAACGTCGTCGTCGTCGTCCTCGCGATGGCCGCCGTCACGTACGCGACGAAGGCCAGCGGCCTCTGGGCCGTCGGGCGCCTCGACCTCTCGGAGCGCGCCGAGGCCGGCCTCGACGTGTTACCGGGCGCGGTGGTCGTCGCGTTCGTCGCACCCGCCCTCGTCGACGGCGGCCCTGCGGAGTGGCTCGCGGCCGTCGCCACGGTCGCCGTCGCGCGGAAGACCGGCAACCTGCTGGTGTCCCTCGCTGTCGGCGTCGGTGTCGTGCTCGCGGTGAGGAGTGTCGTCTAGGCGGCCGCGCCGCCGTCCGCCCCCGGTGCAAAAGTTTCACTTTCACTCCGGTTGGCGCACCTATTTACGGCCGCCTCCACACCCACCTTCCAACGGACGAAGCCACCACCAGGTGGTTACTAATCCAGTACAACCTGTACATGATCAAGAAGCTACACTGGCTGAAGACGGCGGTCCTCCAGGGCGGTCGACCGCGGACGATCCGCGAGTGCCGCCACTGCGGGACCACCGTCGGCAGCCAGCGGGACGCCTGTCCCGAGTGTGGAACGGACGGCATCGCGTGTTATCGACTCTCCGACTAATCGCCGAGTAGTAGACCCGCGCCGCCTCCGTCGTTACTTCAGCAGTCGGCGAGCGATAGTGTTCCGGAGCACCTCGCTCGTCCCCTCGTAGATCTCGTTGAGCTTCGAGTCCCGGTAGTAGCGCTCGACGTCGAAGTCCTTCGTGTAGCCGTAGCCGCCGTGAATCTGGATGCCCTCGTTGGTGACCTCGCGACTGATCTCGGAGGCGTACAGCTTCGCCTGCGCGGCGTCCTTGATGAAGTCCTCGCCGCGGATCTTCTTGTCCGCGGCGCGGTGCATCAGCAGCTTCGCTGACTGGATCTTCGTGTCCATGTCCGCGAGTTTGTGCTGGATGGTCTGGAACTCGCTGATGGGCTGGTCGAACTGCTCGCGGTCCTGGGCGTACTGGAGGCTGTCCTCCAGGGCTGCCCGCGCGAGGCCGATGGAGCGCGCGGCGATGGTGATGCGGCCGCCGTTCAGCGTCTCCAGTGCGTGCGTGAACCCGTCTCCCTCCTCGCCGAGGATGCGGCTCTCGGGGATGCGCATGTCGTCGAAGCGGAGTTCGGCGGTCGGACAGCCCTTGTCGCCGAGTTTGTCCTCGGTGCCCTCGACGTAGAAGCCGTCGTCCTCCTCGGGCCGGACGACGAACGAGGAGATGCCGCGATGGCCGGCGTCCGGGTCGGTCTTCGCGAACAGCGTCACGGTGTCCGCGACGCTCCCGTTGGAGATCCAGAGTTTGTCGCCGTTGACGACGTACTCGTCGCCGTCCTTTTCCGCGGTCGTCTGCATCGCCGGGACGTCGGAGCCAGCCCCTGCCTCCGAGAGCGCGAACGCGCCGACGTCGTCACCACGGTTGAGCGGCGCGAGGAACGCCGACTTCTGGTCGTCGTCGCCGTACGCATTCAGCATGTTCCCGGCGAGGCTCGTGTGCGCCGCGACGACCGTGCCGAGACCGCCGCTCCCCCGGGAGATCTCCTCGAGGGCGATGGCGTAGGAGTGGTAGTCGAGGCCCGCGCCGTCGTACTCCTCGGGGAACGGCATCCCCATCAGACCGAGGTCGCTCATCTCCTCGACGAGGTCCCACGGGAACTCGTCGGCCGCGTCGATCTCGGCCGCCCGCGGCACCACTTCCTCGTCCACGAACTCCGCGACCATGTCGCGAATCTGCTGTTGCTCGGGCGTGAGACTGAAGTCCATGCGGGAAACGTCGCCACCTCGTTCCTTTACTGTTCTCATCGACGCCCGCCCCAACCCCTTTTTACGCTCGCCACGTATCGGTAGTAGAGTAATGGTCGGAGGCCAGACCCCCCAACCTGCTGCGACGGAGCGCGAGTGGTGTCACGAGACGGTCCAGGACGTCTCGCGCACGTTCGCACTGACTGTGGACGCCCTGGAGGAGCCCATGGCGTCCCGAATCTGTGTCGGCTACCTGCTCTGTCGCGTCGCGGACACGATCGAGGACTCGACGTCGATGACGCCCGAGAGACAGGCCTCCCTCCTGAGGACGTACGACCGCGTGCTCGACCTGGACGACGACACGACGGCGGAGACGTTCCGCGAGGACGTCGCGGACGTGCTCCCCGAGGAACGTGACGCCGACTGGACCGTCGTCGCGGAGACGCCCCGCGTCCTGCGAGCGTTCGAGAGCCTCGACGACGACGCCCAGGACGCGATCCGGCCGACCGTCCGCGAGATGACGACCGGGATGGCGGAGTTCGTAGAGCGGTACGCCGACGAGGGGGGCCTCCGCATCCAGTCGCTGAGCGAACTCGAAGAGTACTGCTGGTACGTCGCGGGCACCGTCGGCGAACTCGTCACGGAACTCCTCGCCGACGACGCCGCCGATGACGACGCCGAGACGATGCGCGAGCACGCTCGCTCGTTCGCCCTCCTCCTCCAGCTCGTCAACGTCGCCAAGGACGTCCGGCCGGACTACCACGAGGAGAACAACGTCTACCTGCCCGCCGAGTGGCTCTCGGAGCAGGACCTCGCCGCCGAAGACGTGGCCGAACCGTCGAACGCCGGCCGTGTGGGTGCAGTCGTCGAACGCGTCACCGAACGGGCACGCAGCTACGCCGACGGCGCACACCGCTGGCTCGACGCGATGCCGACGACGCGAGGCAACACGCTCGCCGCGTGGGCCGTGCCGTTCCTGCTCGCGGTCGGAACTATGCGAGAACTCTCGGAACGCCCCACGGACGTCGTCACGGACGGCGACGTGAAGGTCTCGCGGGCGGAAGTGTACGCGGTCCTCGAACGCGTCTACGGCGACTTCGACCGGGCTGCGCTGGCCGCGCTCCGCGAGAAGATCGCTACGCGACCGCTCGCCTGAGGCCAGGCGCCGCGCTGTTCTCGCGAACGTTCAAGTACGAAGCCGGGACCACCGCCCAGCGTGCGCTGAGAACTGACGCGGGACGACCGAGCGAAACCCGGCGGTGGATCGTTCCGCGTGCCGTCCACGCCGCCTGTTCGCCCTACTCGTAGCTGTAGAAGCCCTCGCCGGTCTTCTTCCCGAGGTCGCCGGCGTCGACCTTCCGCTTGAGGAGGTAGGCCGGCTTGTAGCGGTCGCCGAGTTCCTCGTGGAGCGTCTCGCTGGCGTCCAGACAGATGTCGAGGCCGATGTGGTCGGCGAGTTCGAGGGGGCCCATCGGGACGTTCGTGCCGAGTTTCATCCCCTTGTCGATGTCCTCCTTCGAGGCGACGCCCTCGTCGAACGCGCGGATACCCTCGTTGAGCCACGGCATCAGGATGCGGTTGGTGACGAAGCCCGGCTTGTCGTCGGACTCCCAGGTCTCCTTGTCGAGGTCCTCGGCGAACTCGTGGGCGAAGTCGACGACGCCGCCGTCGGTCTTCTCGCCGACGACGACCTCGACGCCGGTCATCACCGGCACGGGGTTCATGAAGTGGAGGCCCACGACCTGCTCGGGGCGGTCGGTGGCCGACGCGATGGTCGTGATGGAGAGCGTCGACGTGTTCGTCGCGAGGACGACGTCGTCCGGGACCTCCTCGTCGAGGTCCGCGAAGATGTCCTGCTTGACGTCCATGTTCTCGACGGCCGCCTCCACGACGAAATCGCAGTCCGCGAGGTCCGCGAGGTCGGTCGTCCCGGTGATCCCGTCGAGGACGGCCTGTCGCTCGTCGTCGTCGAGGGTCCCCTTGTCGACGAAGCGGTCGAGGGAGTCCTCGATGCTGTCGAAGCCAGCCTCGACGTAGTCGCGCTCGATGTCGCGCATCACGACGTCGTAGCCTGCCATCGAAGTGACTTGGGCGATGCCCGCACCCATCGTGCCGGCGCCGACGACGCCGACCGTCTCTACGTCTTCGAGTGCTCGCATAGTCGTGGCTGTGCGGGGCGCGCACCTAAGGATGCCGAAACGTGGAAACACTGAAGCCCCTAGGGTGGCTTCCCTTCGCCAACCGTGCCAGCCGAGGACTCCCGCGACGCGCTGCTGGACCTGCAGTTCGTCGGCCCGGCGACGGCCGACGTGCTAGCGGAGGCCGACGTGACGGCCGCTGCAGTCGAAGCGAAGTCTGTCTCGCACGCGGAACTCGTCGACGCCGGTGTCAACCCGGGCGTGGCGGCTCGCATCCGCCGCGAGCACTCCCTCCAGTGGTCCTTCGAGGGCGGCCAGGACCTCGACCGGCGCGCCGAGCAGGTGCGCGGCCTCAACGACGACGAGCGGGAGTGGGTCGCCGCGAGCTACGGCGAGGACGAGGCGTCCGCCGACGGGAGCGGCGACTCGTCTGCGGAAGAGGCGGCGTGGCGCGAACAGCCGTCGGACGCGCAGAGGGGTTCGAACCCCGACTCGGAGTCGGTGGACGACGAGGCGGTGTGGCGGGCGAAGTCGTGGCCGAACGGCGACGACTCTGCGGCCGAGCGCGACGAGCAAGCGTGGCGCGAACAGTCCGTGCCGACCCCGGTGACGGAACTCGACGGCATCGACGAGGACGACGCGGCACTGCTCGCTCGCGCGGGCGTCACCTCGGTCCGGAGTCTCGCGACGGCACACGTCGAGCACGTCGCGGACTCGCTGGGAGTGTCCGTCGAGCGCGTGGCAGCCTGGAAGGAGACCGCCGGCGACGCGGAGACGTAGCCACCGGCGAGCGGGGACTGGAGGCCACTTCCCGACAGTTAGACACTTATACGAGGTTGCCGCACGTTTAACTGATGCGCCCCTTCGAGGACTCTCCGATTTCGCGCGACGGGAAAGTACTGATTCTCGCGTACGACCACGGCCTGGAGCACGGCCCGGTCGACTTCGAGGCGGTGCCCGAGACGATGGACCCCGAGGTCGTGTGGGACGTCGCCGCCCACGACGCCGTCTCTGGGTTCGCCGTCCAGAAGGGCGTCGCGGAGGCCTACTACCCCTCCTACGAGGACGACGTGAACCTGCTGGCGAAGCTCAACGGCACGTCGAACCTCTGGATGGGCGAACCCGACTCCGCGGTGAACTGGACGGTCGACTACGCCGCCGAACTCGGCGCGGACGCCATCGGCTTCACGCTCTACGGCGGATCGAACCACGAGATCGAGATGGCCGAGGAGTTCCGGGACGCACAGGAGAAGGCCCGGGAGCACGACCTCCCGGTCGTGATGTGGTCGTACCCCCGCGGCCAGGGCCTGAAGAACGACAAGGACCCACAGACCATCGCGTACGCGGCGCGACAGGCGCTGGAACTCGGCGCGGACGTCGCGAAGGTCAAGTACCCCGGCAGCCCCGAGAAGATGGAGTTCGCGGTGAACGCCGCGGGGCCCACGCAGGTCGTCATGTCCGGCGGGTCGAAGACCAGCGACCGCGACTTCCTCGAGACCGTGAAGGGCGCCATCGACGCCGGCGCCGTCGGGCTCGCAGTCGGCCGGAACGTCTGGCAGCGCGAGAACCCCGCCGAGTTCCTCGACGCCCTCGAGGCCGTCATCTACGAGGAGACGAGCGTCGAGGAGGCGCTCTCCCGCGTCTGAATGACGGTCGACCGGATCTTCGACGTCGTCGCCGACGCTGCACCCGAAATCCGCGCGGGTCTCCCGGAGCGCCGCGCGAAGGCGGAGACGGAGAACGTCTCCGGCGAGACGCAACTGGAGGCCGACCTCTGGGCTGACGACCTGCTGTGCGAGCGTTTCGAGGACGTCGCGGGCGTGACCTGGTACGCCAGCGAGGAGCGTGACGAGGTCGAGCGCGTCGGCGACGACGAGGACGGCTACACGGTCGCCCTCGACCCGCTCGACGGCTCCTCGAACGTCAAGTCGAACAACCCGTGTGGCACCGTCGTCGGCGTCTACGACGAACCGCTCCCCGCGCCCGGCGACAGCCTCGTCGCCGCGGGGTTCGTCCTCTACGGCCCGACGACGACGATGGTCGTGGCCCGCGACGGCGAGGTAAGAGAGTACCTGGTCGAGGCTGACGGCCGGACCGACCTCGGGCCAGTCGAACTCCCCGACGACCCCGTCGTCTACGGGTTCGGCGGACGCGTGCCCGAGTGGACCGACGAGTTCGAGGCGTTCGTCCGCGACGTCGAGGAGGACCTGAAACTCCGCTACGGCGGCGCGATGATCGCCGACGTCAACCAGGTGCTCGTCTACGGTGGCGCGTTCGGCTACCCGGGCCTGCAGTCCCGTCCCGGGGGGAAACTCCGCGTGCACTTCGAGTCAGTGCCGATGGCGTACGTCGTCGAGACGGCTGGCGGGGCCTCCAGCGACGGCTCGAAGTCCCTGCTGGAGTGTGACCCCGACAGCCTCCACGAGCGCACGCCGACGTTCGTCGGGAACGAGTCGGTCATCGAGGCTCTCGAGGACGCGCTCCCGAACTGACTTCTGCGTCCCCCTCGTTCTGTCGGCTATGTGCGGCCGCTACGCGCTGTTCACCGACTCGACCGACCTGGCCGACGAGTTCGACCTGGCCGACGCGACGTACGAGCGGACGTACAACGCCGCACCGAGCGAGGACCTGCCGGTGGTCCTCGACGACGAACCCGAGCGACTGACCGCGGCACGCTGGGGACTCGTGCCGTCGTGGTCAGACGGGCCGGGGGGCGACCCGGACCCCATCAACGCTCGCGCGGAGACACTGTCGGAGAATCGCTACTTTCGGGAGGCGTACCGCGAGCGCCGCTGTCTCGTCCCCGTCGACGGCTTCTACGAGTGGGTGGAGACCGCCGACGGCAAGCAGCCACACTACGTCTCGCGGGCGGACGGTCGTCCGTTCCTGCTGGCGGGGCTCTGGGAGACGTGGACGCCCGAGCAGAAACAGACGGGACTCGGCGAGTTCGATTCGGGCGGACCGAGCAAGGCGGCCGAGACGGTGCGGTCGTTCACCGTCGTGACGACCGAACCCAACGACTTCCTCGCGGAGTACCACCACCGGATGGCGCTACTCCTCGACCGCGAACGGGGCGAGCGCTGGCTGACGGCCGACGACCCGAGTGACCTGCTGGCGCCGAGCGGGATGGAACTCCGGGCGTGGCCGGTGTCGCGGGCCGTCAACGACCCGTCGAACGACCGGCCGGAACTCGTCGAGTCGGTGGCCTGACGAAGCGGGAATCTCGGTCACGGCCCGCACCCGGTCGTTCGGGTCTCGTCGGTAGACACCGTGTCACACTCCCCCAACCTTCTTCAGGTCAGTCGACATAATCAGGGGGGTATGACTGGAATCAAGTACGAGGACTTCGTCGACACCGACTACGAACCGACCGACACCGACCTCGTCTGCGAGTTCGTCCTGGAGCCGGGCGAGGGAATGGACATGATGGACGCGGCGGGCCGCGTCGCCTCCGAGAGTTCGAACGGCACGTGGGCAGCGCTGAACGTCCCGGACCGCGTCACCGAACTCAGCGCCACCACCTTCGAAGTCGGGGACGGCAACATCACGGTCGCCTACCCCGGCGCCCTCTTCGAGGACGGCAA contains:
- a CDS encoding phytoene/squalene synthase family protein → MVGGQTPQPAATEREWCHETVQDVSRTFALTVDALEEPMASRICVGYLLCRVADTIEDSTSMTPERQASLLRTYDRVLDLDDDTTAETFREDVADVLPEERDADWTVVAETPRVLRAFESLDDDAQDAIRPTVREMTTGMAEFVERYADEGGLRIQSLSELEEYCWYVAGTVGELVTELLADDAADDDAETMREHARSFALLLQLVNVAKDVRPDYHEENNVYLPAEWLSEQDLAAEDVAEPSNAGRVGAVVERVTERARSYADGAHRWLDAMPTTRGNTLAAWAVPFLLAVGTMRELSERPTDVVTDGDVKVSRAEVYAVLERVYGDFDRAALAALREKIATRPLA
- a CDS encoding DUF7409 domain-containing protein, whose translation is MPAEDSRDALLDLQFVGPATADVLAEADVTAAAVEAKSVSHAELVDAGVNPGVAARIRREHSLQWSFEGGQDLDRRAEQVRGLNDDEREWVAASYGEDEASADGSGDSSAEEAAWREQPSDAQRGSNPDSESVDDEAVWRAKSWPNGDDSAAERDEQAWREQSVPTPVTELDGIDEDDAALLARAGVTSVRSLATAHVEHVADSLGVSVERVAAWKETAGDAET
- a CDS encoding 3-hydroxyacyl-CoA dehydrogenase family protein, with amino-acid sequence MRALEDVETVGVVGAGTMGAGIAQVTSMAGYDVVMRDIERDYVEAGFDSIEDSLDRFVDKGTLDDDERQAVLDGITGTTDLADLADCDFVVEAAVENMDVKQDIFADLDEEVPDDVVLATNTSTLSITTIASATDRPEQVVGLHFMNPVPVMTGVEVVVGEKTDGGVVDFAHEFAEDLDKETWESDDKPGFVTNRILMPWLNEGIRAFDEGVASKEDIDKGMKLGTNVPMGPLELADHIGLDICLDASETLHEELGDRYKPAYLLKRKVDAGDLGKKTGEGFYSYE
- a CDS encoding class 1 fructose-bisphosphatase; protein product: MTVDRIFDVVADAAPEIRAGLPERRAKAETENVSGETQLEADLWADDLLCERFEDVAGVTWYASEERDEVERVGDDEDGYTVALDPLDGSSNVKSNNPCGTVVGVYDEPLPAPGDSLVAAGFVLYGPTTTMVVARDGEVREYLVEADGRTDLGPVELPDDPVVYGFGGRVPEWTDEFEAFVRDVEEDLKLRYGGAMIADVNQVLVYGGAFGYPGLQSRPGGKLRVHFESVPMAYVVETAGGASSDGSKSLLECDPDSLHERTPTFVGNESVIEALEDALPN
- a CDS encoding class I fructose-bisphosphate aldolase; its protein translation is MRPFEDSPISRDGKVLILAYDHGLEHGPVDFEAVPETMDPEVVWDVAAHDAVSGFAVQKGVAEAYYPSYEDDVNLLAKLNGTSNLWMGEPDSAVNWTVDYAAELGADAIGFTLYGGSNHEIEMAEEFRDAQEKAREHDLPVVMWSYPRGQGLKNDKDPQTIAYAARQALELGADVAKVKYPGSPEKMEFAVNAAGPTQVVMSGGSKTSDRDFLETVKGAIDAGAVGLAVGRNVWQRENPAEFLDALEAVIYEETSVEEALSRV
- a CDS encoding SOS response-associated peptidase, whose amino-acid sequence is MCGRYALFTDSTDLADEFDLADATYERTYNAAPSEDLPVVLDDEPERLTAARWGLVPSWSDGPGGDPDPINARAETLSENRYFREAYRERRCLVPVDGFYEWVETADGKQPHYVSRADGRPFLLAGLWETWTPEQKQTGLGEFDSGGPSKAAETVRSFTVVTTEPNDFLAEYHHRMALLLDRERGERWLTADDPSDLLAPSGMELRAWPVSRAVNDPSNDRPELVESVA